ACTTCGCGGCGGGCGTCTTCGTCATCGTCCTCCGGCCGTTCAAGGTGGGCGACTTCATCCAGGCCGGCGGAGTCACCGGGACGGTCGTGAGGATCGGCCTCTTCGCCACCGAGATCCTGACCCCCGACAACGTCCACACGATCGTCGGGAACGCGAAGGTCTTCGGCGACAACATCATGAATTACTCCGCCTCGGAGTACCGGCGCGTCGACCGGACGGCCCAGCTCGCGCACGGCGTCGACCCCGCCGACGCGGTCGCCCGGCTGAAGACCCGCCTCGCCGCGATCCCGAACGTCAACGCCACGCCCGCGCCCGACGTCGAGATCCTCGACTTCAACCCGATGGGCCCGGTCCTCGCCGTGCGCCCCTACACGCACACCGACCACTACTGGCAGGTCTACTTCGACACGAACCGCGTCATCAAGGAGGAGTTCGGGGCCGCCGGCTACCCGGTCCCCGAGCAGCACCTGGTGCTGCGGCAGGTGGCCGCGAAGGCCTGATCGTCCCCTCGCGACCGGGGCGGGCGTCAGCCGGCCCCGGTCGTGCAGCGCCAACCGGCGGCGAGCCTGCTATCGTCCGCCGCCCGCATGATCTCCTTCTCGAAAGTCTCCAAGCAGTACGGCCGGCAGATCCTCTTCGTCGACGCCTCGTTCCAGCTCAACCCGGGCGAGAAGGCGGGGCTCGTCGGCCCGAACGGCGCCGGCAAGACCACCGTCTTCCGGATGATCACCGGGGAGGAGCACCCCGACGACGGGGACGTCTCCGTCCCGAAGAAGCTCTCCATCGGCTACTTCCGCCAGGACGTCGAGGAGATGTCGGGGCGGTCGGTGCTCGAGGAGGCGATCGCCGGGAGCGGCCGGCTCGGCGACCTGCACCACGAGCTGATGGACCTCGAGCACGCCCTCTCCGACCCGGAGCGCGCCGACGAGATGGAGAAGGTCCTCGAGCGCTACGGCGAGGTGCAGCACGAGTACCAGCAGCGGGGCGGGTACGAGCTCGAGGCGAAGGCGAAGGAGATCCTCCAGGGGCTCGGCTTCCCCGACGAGGTGGTCGACGGCGACGTCGGGGCCCTCTCGGGCGGCTGGAAGATGCGCGTGGCGATGGCCCGCATCCTCCTCGGCAGGCCCGACGTCCTCCTGATGGACGAGCCGACGAACCACCTCGACATCGAGTCGATCCTCTGGCTCGAGCGGTTCCTCCACGACTACCCCGGCGCGCTCCTGATGACGAGCCACGACCGCGACTTCATGAACCGCGTCGTCGACCGGATCGTGGAGGTGGACGGCGGCGAGATCTTCACCTGGACCGGCGACTACGACTTCTACGAGCGCGAGCGGGGCCTGCGCGAGGCGCAGCGCGAGGCCTCCTACGCGCGGCAGCAGGCGATGTTCGCCAAGGAGCAGCGCTTCATCGAGCGCTTCTCGACCCACGCGGCCAAGGCCGCCCAGGTGCAGAGCCGCGTGAAGAAGCTCGAGAAGATCGAGCAGCTCGAGCTCCCCCGCCGCCGCAAGGTCGTGCGGTTCGACTTCCGGCAGCCGCCGCGCTCGGGCGACGACGTCGTCGCGCTCGCCGGGGTCGGAAAGCGCTACGGCTCCCGCGTCGTCTACGACGGCTTCGACTTTCTCGTCCGGCGCGGCGAGCGCTGGTGCGTCATGGGACGAAACGGGGCGGGCAAGTCGACGCTCCTGAAGATGGTGTCGGGGGCGCTATCCCCCGACTCGGGGACCGTCAAGCTCGGCGCCTCGCTCAAGCTCGGCTACTTCGCCCAGCAGTCGCTCGACCTCCTCGACCCCACGCTGACGGTGATCGAGCAGCTCCAGAAGGACTTCGCGATGGAGGGGCTCGGCGTCCTCCGGACCCTGGCCGGGGCGTTCCAGTTTTCCGGGGACGACATCGACAAGCCGGTGCGCGTCCTTTCGGGGGGCGAGAAGTCGCGGCTGGTCCTGGCGCGGATGCTCTTCGACCCGCCGAACTTCCTCGTCCTGGACGAGCCGACGAACCACCTCGACCTCGCCACGAAGGAGATGCTCGTGGAGGCGCTCCACGGCTTCGAGGGGACGATGCTCTTCGTCTCCCACGACCGGACGTTCCTCCGGGGCCTGGCGAACCGGGTCCTGGAGATCGGCGGCGAGGACGGCTCGGGCCGGCCCGTGACGTACGACGGCTCCTACGAGGAGTACGTCTCGCGGTCGGGGCACGAGGCGCCGGGCGTCCACGCGTAGGAAGACCCACACTCGGGCCAGTGGACCGTCCCGGTCCAGAGCGGGACGGAGACGTCGATCAACCCCGGGCGAGGCGAGGTTCGCTTCGTGATCACGCCACCTCGACGACGGTCTTTATCCCCGCGGGGGGTGTCAGGACCGCCTCGACCGCCCCGTCGAACGGGACCCGGGCCGTCACGAGGGCGTGGACCGCCTCTGGGAAACGCTCGACGAAGACGCCGAGGTCCGCGACGGCGGCTTCGAAGTCCGAGCGGCCCGCGTTGACCGTGCCGACGACGACCTGGTTCTTGAGGACGAGGTTGCGCATGATGAGGTTCGCGTCGATCTCGAGCGGCCCCCGTCGGCCCGGCACGCCGGTGAAGATGAAGGCGCCGTTCGTCCCGAGGACGCTCATCACCTCGAACGAGACCTGCGCCGCGCCCGTCGCCTCGTAGACGAGGGAAATGC
Above is a genomic segment from Holophagales bacterium containing:
- a CDS encoding mechanosensitive ion channel family protein, which encodes MNVNWDQILQSVTQTATNVGLKLLGALAVFIVGRYLIHLAVRLVSAALEKQKIDPTILRYVASIINVALNILLVVAILGYFGVETTSFAALVAGLGLAVGAAWAGLLSNFAAGVFVIVLRPFKVGDFIQAGGVTGTVVRIGLFATEILTPDNVHTIVGNAKVFGDNIMNYSASEYRRVDRTAQLAHGVDPADAVARLKTRLAAIPNVNATPAPDVEILDFNPMGPVLAVRPYTHTDHYWQVYFDTNRVIKEEFGAAGYPVPEQHLVLRQVAAKA
- a CDS encoding ABC-F family ATP-binding cassette domain-containing protein, with translation MISFSKVSKQYGRQILFVDASFQLNPGEKAGLVGPNGAGKTTVFRMITGEEHPDDGDVSVPKKLSIGYFRQDVEEMSGRSVLEEAIAGSGRLGDLHHELMDLEHALSDPERADEMEKVLERYGEVQHEYQQRGGYELEAKAKEILQGLGFPDEVVDGDVGALSGGWKMRVAMARILLGRPDVLLMDEPTNHLDIESILWLERFLHDYPGALLMTSHDRDFMNRVVDRIVEVDGGEIFTWTGDYDFYERERGLREAQREASYARQQAMFAKEQRFIERFSTHAAKAAQVQSRVKKLEKIEQLELPRRRKVVRFDFRQPPRSGDDVVALAGVGKRYGSRVVYDGFDFLVRRGERWCVMGRNGAGKSTLLKMVSGALSPDSGTVKLGASLKLGYFAQQSLDLLDPTLTVIEQLQKDFAMEGLGVLRTLAGAFQFSGDDIDKPVRVLSGGEKSRLVLARMLFDPPNFLVLDEPTNHLDLATKEMLVEALHGFEGTMLFVSHDRTFLRGLANRVLEIGGEDGSGRPVTYDGSYEEYVSRSGHEAPGVHA